A stretch of the Streptococcus oralis genome encodes the following:
- a CDS encoding cytosine permease → MSKMNDYIQQETITGIVPMTNKDRQYSFWDLFLSTSGFAIATWCYTQGAYVAQYLTFNQMLVNIFSFNIIWVFIECLPILFAVKYGIDLWIWLRAVLGKRGVALLSTIISLANFGWYAVAANLFASSMIHLANNFGLGLDKGIWAPILGTLCVLLGTLIALGGPEVIKWTNRFLVIALLIVGLIIVGICFVAVPITDIMNIQPATQGDLTPLERFMLSGEGNVAFAFSWSTQALVLPRLAKSERSGYWATALSYGVVAPFFVATGGVMALAMFAKTGVYESDPTTMLSTLSTPAFALLSLLLVAFANIGTQGTGSYVNCMIVKSGMPKVSYKLMVWIAMVYVSLLTIWGGVEEYFGSFISLAAYIQGPIIGMIVVDYFILRKRKLDLRSAYFLEGHDAYEFTKGFNLVGLSCVFISLLVAVLFVYNPVTAQIQSPIFLITTGSGFTALFGGLLYWLASLSPLKHYMIKDRDTITI, encoded by the coding sequence ATGTCTAAAATGAATGACTATATCCAACAAGAAACCATAACAGGAATTGTTCCCATGACTAATAAGGATCGTCAGTACTCTTTCTGGGATCTATTTCTATCGACAAGTGGTTTTGCCATTGCCACTTGGTGTTATACCCAAGGGGCTTATGTAGCTCAATATTTGACCTTTAATCAAATGTTGGTAAATATTTTTAGCTTTAACATTATCTGGGTCTTTATTGAATGTCTCCCTATTTTGTTTGCGGTTAAGTATGGAATTGATTTGTGGATTTGGTTGAGAGCTGTTCTGGGAAAAAGAGGTGTAGCCCTGTTATCAACCATTATTAGCTTGGCTAACTTTGGATGGTATGCTGTTGCAGCTAATCTTTTTGCCAGTTCCATGATTCATTTGGCAAATAATTTTGGTCTTGGTTTGGACAAGGGAATATGGGCACCTATTCTTGGTACCCTCTGTGTTCTTCTTGGGACTCTCATTGCTCTTGGAGGCCCGGAAGTGATTAAATGGACCAATCGCTTCTTGGTTATCGCCTTATTGATTGTCGGTCTCATCATCGTTGGAATCTGCTTTGTCGCCGTTCCTATAACGGATATTATGAACATCCAACCAGCCACCCAAGGAGATTTGACGCCATTAGAACGCTTCATGCTCTCTGGAGAAGGAAATGTTGCCTTTGCTTTCTCTTGGTCTACACAGGCATTGGTTTTACCACGTTTGGCAAAATCAGAACGTAGTGGTTATTGGGCTACAGCCTTATCATACGGAGTTGTGGCTCCATTCTTCGTTGCGACAGGTGGAGTCATGGCTCTAGCCATGTTTGCCAAAACAGGTGTTTATGAAAGTGATCCAACAACCATGCTATCAACTCTAAGCACCCCAGCCTTTGCTCTCTTAAGTCTCCTACTAGTAGCCTTTGCCAATATTGGAACCCAGGGGACAGGATCATATGTGAACTGTATGATTGTCAAAAGTGGGATGCCCAAAGTAAGCTATAAACTAATGGTTTGGATTGCCATGGTTTATGTGAGTCTACTCACTATCTGGGGAGGAGTAGAAGAGTATTTCGGATCCTTCATCTCCCTAGCCGCCTATATTCAGGGACCAATTATTGGTATGATTGTTGTTGACTATTTTATCTTAAGAAAACGAAAACTCGACTTGCGTTCAGCCTATTTCCTTGAAGGGCATGACGCCTACGAATTTACTAAAGGATTTAACTTAGTTGGCTTGTCTTGTGTATTTATCTCCTTATTGGTAGCGGTACTTTTTGTCTACAACCCTGTAACTGCACAGATTCAAAGTCCAATCTTTTTAATCACAACTGGTAGCGGATTTACTGCGCTATTCGGTGGTTTACTATACTGGCTAGCTAGTCTCAGCCCGTTAAAACATTATATGATAAAAGATCGAGACACTATTACGATTTAA
- a CDS encoding phosphotransferase: MLTEKQFKLLRFMLIHKEKTFTQRQLAEELDLSLGTINTLLKKLKEEKWVDEELHLTELGQKVLEPYRVENAIIMAAGMSSRFAPLSYEIPKGLLQVKGERLIEREIRQLQEAGIEDITVIVGYLQEKMFYLAEKSGVKIVVNNDYYKYNNCSSLMLVKNQLSNTYICSSDNYFVENPFEQYIYRGYYSTIFAEGQTDEYCAIEDSNHTIIDIQIGGENTWAMVGHVYFDRAFSEKFKEILETEFKHEPYREQLWEDYYSRHVKELLLEARHYSADIVKEFDSLDELRQFDERYLVNADSAIIDNICKTLKCVASDIVNIKPLKDGLTNTSFSFDCLGKRYVYRHPGRGTENYIDRASEAASMEIAAKLKIDRTFVAMNKDEGWKISEFIPNAKQLDYDNWDDVAQAMDLLRRLHQSGEKTEHSFDQFEGIDDFREKLKARNRFEFDGLEELDETVSLLKNYLQNDPKQVVLCHGDSYSPNFLLNEAGEMSLIDWEYSGMGEPAGDLGTFIACSNYTVEDAEKVLELYLQEVPDKKTKRHYLAYVAVTSYYWFLWALFQESVGKPVGEFLYIWYRYTKQYGQLALDLYLEEN; the protein is encoded by the coding sequence ATGCTAACAGAGAAACAATTTAAACTTTTGCGTTTTATGTTGATACATAAAGAAAAGACCTTTACTCAGAGACAGTTAGCTGAAGAGTTAGACCTATCTTTAGGAACAATTAACACATTATTGAAAAAACTGAAAGAAGAGAAGTGGGTTGATGAGGAGCTTCACTTAACAGAACTGGGCCAAAAAGTTTTAGAACCCTATCGAGTAGAAAATGCCATTATAATGGCTGCTGGCATGAGTAGTCGTTTTGCTCCTTTGTCTTATGAAATTCCTAAAGGATTGCTTCAAGTCAAGGGGGAACGCTTGATAGAGAGGGAAATTAGACAACTGCAAGAAGCAGGAATAGAAGATATAACCGTTATTGTAGGCTATCTTCAAGAAAAAATGTTCTATCTTGCAGAGAAGTCTGGTGTAAAAATTGTAGTGAATAATGATTACTACAAATACAATAACTGTTCATCTCTCATGTTGGTTAAAAATCAACTTTCCAACACTTATATTTGTTCATCGGATAATTATTTTGTGGAAAATCCGTTTGAGCAATATATTTATAGAGGTTATTACTCGACGATATTTGCAGAAGGTCAAACGGACGAATATTGTGCTATAGAGGATTCGAATCACACGATTATTGATATCCAGATTGGTGGAGAAAATACTTGGGCCATGGTGGGGCACGTTTATTTCGACCGCGCATTCAGCGAGAAATTCAAGGAAATTTTAGAAACCGAGTTTAAGCACGAACCTTATCGGGAACAGCTTTGGGAAGATTACTATAGTCGCCACGTCAAGGAACTCCTTTTAGAAGCTCGTCACTATTCAGCGGATATTGTTAAAGAATTTGATTCACTAGATGAACTCCGTCAATTTGATGAACGTTATTTGGTAAATGCAGATTCGGCCATTATTGATAATATCTGTAAGACATTAAAGTGTGTGGCTTCAGATATTGTCAATATCAAACCACTAAAAGATGGATTAACCAACACATCATTTTCATTTGACTGTCTAGGAAAAAGATATGTTTACCGTCATCCGGGCAGGGGAACGGAAAATTATATCGACCGAGCTAGTGAAGCAGCTTCTATGGAAATTGCTGCAAAATTAAAGATTGACCGTACCTTCGTAGCTATGAACAAGGATGAGGGCTGGAAAATTTCAGAATTTATTCCCAATGCTAAGCAACTGGATTATGATAATTGGGATGATGTGGCACAAGCAATGGACCTCTTGAGACGGTTACACCAATCTGGAGAAAAAACGGAACATTCCTTTGACCAATTTGAGGGGATTGATGATTTTAGAGAAAAATTGAAGGCTAGAAATCGATTCGAGTTTGATGGTCTCGAGGAATTGGATGAAACTGTTTCACTTCTCAAAAATTATTTACAGAACGATCCGAAACAGGTTGTTCTTTGTCATGGAGATTCCTATAGTCCTAATTTCTTGTTGAATGAAGCAGGCGAAATGAGCTTGATTGATTGGGAATATTCTGGAATGGGAGAGCCAGCAGGAGATTTGGGCACCTTTATCGCGTGTTCCAATTATACCGTAGAGGATGCTGAAAAAGTACTGGAATTGTATCTACAGGAAGTACCAGATAAGAAAACCAAACGTCACTATTTGGCTTATGTAGCAGTAACCTCATATTATTGGTTCTTGTGGGCGTTGTTCCAGGAGAGTGTCGGAAAACCAGTTGGTGAATTTCTCTACATCTGGTATCGCTATACCAAACAATATGGACAACTGGCCCTTGACTTGTATTTGGAGGAAAACTAA
- a CDS encoding ABC transporter ATP-binding protein, which yields MSMLKVENLSVHYGMIQAVRDVSFEVNEGEVVSLIGANGAGKTTILRTLSGLVRPSAGKIQFLGKEIQKLPAQKIVAAGLSQVPEGRHVFPGLTVMENLEMGAFLKKNREENQANLKKVFSRFPRLEERKNQDAATLSGGEQQMLAMGRALMSTPKLLLLDEPSMGLAPIFIQEIFDIIQDIQKQGTTVLLIEQNANKALAISDRGYVLETGKIVLSGTGKELAASDEVRKAYLGG from the coding sequence ATGTCTATGTTAAAAGTTGAAAACCTCTCTGTGCATTACGGTATGATCCAAGCAGTTCGTGATGTAAGTTTCGAGGTTAATGAAGGTGAAGTTGTTTCCTTGATTGGTGCTAATGGTGCTGGTAAAACAACCATTCTTCGTACCCTTTCAGGTTTGGTTCGTCCTAGTGCTGGTAAAATTCAGTTTTTAGGAAAAGAAATTCAAAAGCTACCAGCGCAAAAAATCGTGGCAGCTGGTCTTTCACAAGTTCCTGAGGGACGCCATGTTTTCCCAGGTTTGACTGTTATGGAAAACTTAGAAATGGGAGCCTTTTTAAAGAAAAATCGTGAAGAAAATCAAGCTAACTTGAAAAAAGTTTTCTCACGCTTCCCACGTCTTGAAGAGCGTAAAAACCAAGATGCGGCAACTCTTTCAGGTGGTGAACAGCAGATGCTGGCTATGGGACGCGCTCTCATGTCTACACCTAAGCTCCTTCTCTTGGATGAGCCGTCAATGGGACTTGCCCCAATCTTTATCCAAGAAATTTTCGATATCATTCAAGATATTCAGAAGCAAGGAACAACGGTTCTCCTAATTGAACAGAACGCTAACAAAGCTCTCGCTATCTCTGACCGTGGTTATGTACTTGAAACAGGAAAGATTGTCCTATCAGGAACAGGAAAAGAACTTGCAGCATCAGATGAAGTCAGAAAAGCATATCTAGGTGGCTAA
- a CDS encoding ABC transporter ATP-binding protein: MALLEVKQLTKHFGGLTAVGDVTLELNEGELVGLIGPNGAGKTTLFNLLTGVYEPSEGTVTLDGHLLNGKTPYKIASLGLSRTFQNIRLFKDLTVLENVLIAFSNHHKQHVLASFLRLPVFYKNEEELKNKALDLLKIFDLEGDADTLAKNLAYGQQRRLEIVRALATEPKILFLDEPAAGMNPQETAELTELIRRIKDEFKITIMLIEHDMNLVMEVTERIYVLEYGRLIAHGTPDEIKNDKRVIEAYLGGEA; this comes from the coding sequence ATGGCATTACTTGAAGTTAAACAGTTAACCAAACATTTTGGCGGTCTAACAGCTGTTGGAGATGTCACTCTTGAATTGAACGAGGGAGAATTGGTTGGTCTGATTGGACCAAACGGAGCTGGTAAAACAACCCTTTTCAATCTCTTGACCGGTGTTTATGAACCAAGCGAAGGTACTGTGACACTAGATGGTCACCTCCTAAATGGGAAAACTCCCTATAAGATTGCTTCACTTGGACTCAGTCGTACTTTCCAAAATATTCGTCTGTTTAAGGACTTAACAGTTTTGGAAAATGTTTTGATTGCGTTTAGCAATCATCATAAACAACATGTCCTCGCTAGCTTTCTACGCTTACCTGTTTTCTATAAGAATGAGGAAGAATTAAAAAATAAAGCTTTGGACTTGCTGAAGATTTTTGATTTGGAAGGTGACGCAGATACTCTTGCGAAGAATCTAGCCTATGGCCAACAACGTCGATTGGAAATCGTTCGTGCTCTGGCAACAGAACCTAAAATCCTCTTTTTGGATGAACCTGCAGCTGGGATGAATCCTCAAGAAACAGCTGAATTGACAGAATTGATCCGTCGTATCAAAGATGAATTTAAAATTACCATCATGCTCATCGAGCATGACATGAATTTGGTTATGGAAGTCACTGAGCGTATCTATGTTCTTGAATATGGTCGGTTAATCGCTCATGGGACTCCGGATGAGATCAAGAACGACAAACGCGTTATCGAAGCTTATCTAGGAGGTGAAGCCTAA
- a CDS encoding branched-chain amino acid ABC transporter permease — MKTNLKVNILWLFLLLAGYGLISVLVSAGVLNLFHVQILEQIGINIILAVGLNLIVGFSGQFSLGHAGFMAIGAYAAAIIGSKSPTYGAFFGAMVLGALISGAVALLVGIPTLRLKGDYLAVATLGVSEIIRIFIINGGSLTNGAAGILGIPNFTNWQMVYLFVVITTIATLNFLRSPIGRSTLSVREDEIAAESVGVNTTKIKIIAFVFGAITASIAGSLQAGFIGSVVPKDYTFINSINVLIIVVFGGLGSITGTIVSAIVLGILNMLLQDVASVRMIIYALALVLVMIFRPGGLLGTWELSLSRFFKKSKKEGQN, encoded by the coding sequence ATGAAGACAAATCTTAAAGTAAATATTCTCTGGTTATTCCTTCTGTTAGCGGGTTATGGATTGATTAGTGTACTGGTTTCTGCTGGTGTTCTCAATCTATTCCATGTCCAAATTTTAGAACAAATTGGAATTAATATCATCCTTGCAGTAGGTTTGAACTTAATCGTTGGTTTTTCAGGACAATTCTCACTCGGTCATGCGGGTTTTATGGCGATTGGGGCTTATGCAGCAGCGATTATTGGTTCAAAATCACCAACCTATGGTGCCTTCTTTGGAGCGATGGTCTTGGGCGCTTTGATTTCTGGTGCAGTTGCTTTGCTCGTTGGGATTCCAACGCTTCGTTTGAAGGGTGACTACCTGGCTGTTGCGACACTGGGTGTTTCAGAAATCATTCGTATCTTTATCATTAATGGTGGAAGTTTGACCAATGGTGCTGCTGGTATCTTGGGTATTCCAAACTTTACCAACTGGCAAATGGTTTATCTATTTGTGGTGATCACAACTATTGCAACTCTCAACTTCCTACGTAGTCCAATTGGACGCTCTACTCTATCTGTTCGTGAGGATGAGATTGCTGCAGAATCCGTTGGGGTAAACACTACAAAGATCAAGATTATCGCTTTTGTCTTTGGAGCTATTACAGCTAGTATTGCTGGTTCACTTCAGGCCGGTTTTATCGGTTCTGTCGTCCCAAAAGATTACACTTTTATTAATTCCATCAACGTGTTGATTATCGTTGTATTTGGTGGACTTGGATCGATTACTGGTACCATCGTTTCAGCGATTGTTTTAGGAATTTTAAATATGCTCCTTCAAGATGTAGCTAGCGTACGTATGATCATCTACGCCTTGGCTCTTGTATTGGTTATGATTTTCAGACCAGGTGGACTTCTTGGGACATGGGAATTGAGTCTATCACGTTTCTTTAAAAAATCTAAGAAGGAGGGACAAAACTAA
- a CDS encoding branched-chain amino acid ABC transporter permease: protein MLQQLVNGLILGSVYALLALGYTMVYGIIKLINFAHGDIYMMGAFIGYFLINSFQMDFFLALIISMAGTALLGVVIEFLAYRPLRHSTRIAVLITAIGVSFLLEYGMVYLVGANTRAFPQAIETVRFDLGPISLTNVQLMILAVSVLLMVLLQLIVQKTKMGKAMRAVSVDSDAAQLMGINVNRTISFTFALGSALAGAAGVLIALYYNSLEPLMGVTPGLKSFVAAVLGGIGIIPGAALGGFVIGLLETFATAFGMSDFRDAIVYGILLLILIVRPAGILGKNVKEKV, encoded by the coding sequence ATGCTCCAACAACTTGTGAATGGTCTAATTCTGGGTAGTGTTTATGCACTTTTGGCTCTGGGTTATACCATGGTTTATGGAATTATCAAACTCATCAACTTCGCCCATGGCGATATTTACATGATGGGTGCCTTTATTGGTTACTTTTTGATTAATTCTTTCCAAATGGATTTCTTTTTAGCTTTAATTATTTCAATGGCAGGGACCGCACTACTTGGTGTTGTGATTGAGTTTCTTGCCTACCGTCCTTTACGACACTCTACACGTATTGCTGTATTGATTACTGCCATCGGAGTGTCTTTCCTACTGGAATACGGAATGGTTTATCTAGTAGGCGCCAATACTCGTGCCTTCCCTCAAGCAATTGAAACAGTTCGCTTTGACTTGGGACCAATTAGCTTGACAAATGTTCAATTGATGATTTTAGCAGTTTCTGTACTCTTGATGGTTTTATTGCAATTGATCGTCCAAAAAACAAAAATGGGGAAAGCCATGCGTGCGGTATCAGTTGATAGTGACGCAGCTCAATTGATGGGAATTAATGTAAATCGTACAATCAGCTTTACCTTTGCTTTGGGTTCAGCCCTTGCTGGTGCAGCAGGTGTCCTCATTGCCCTTTACTATAACTCTCTTGAACCTTTGATGGGTGTGACTCCAGGTCTAAAATCATTCGTTGCGGCCGTACTCGGTGGTATCGGGATTATCCCTGGTGCAGCTCTAGGAGGATTTGTGATTGGCTTGTTGGAAACATTTGCTACTGCCTTCGGTATGTCTGATTTCCGTGATGCTATCGTATATGGGATCTTGCTTTTGATTCTGATTGTTCGACCTGCAGGTATCCTTGGTAAGAATGTGAAAGAGAAGGTGTAA
- a CDS encoding ABC transporter substrate-binding protein, with the protein MKKKFALSFVALASVALLAACGEVKTGASNTTGNPVDEKTIKIGFNFEETGAVAAYGTAEQKGAQLAVDEINAAGGIDGKQIEVVDKDNKSETAEAASVTTNLVTQSKVAAIVGPATSGATAAAVANATKAGVPLISPSATQDGLTKGQDYLFIGTFQDSFQGKIISNYVTNKLNAKKVVLYTDNASDYAKGIAKSFREAYKGEIVADETFVAGDTDFQAALTKMKDKEFDAIVVPGYYTEAGKIVNQARGMGIDKPIIGGDGFNGEEFVQQATAERASNIYFISGFSTTVDVSAKAKAFLEAYRAKYNEEPSTFSALAYDSVYLVANAAKGAKNSGEIKDNLAKTKDFDGVTGQTSFDADHNTVKTAYMMTMNNGKVEEAEVVKP; encoded by the coding sequence ATGAAGAAAAAATTTGCCCTATCTTTTGTGGCTCTTGCTAGTGTGGCTCTTCTTGCTGCCTGTGGAGAGGTCAAGACAGGAGCGTCAAACACAACTGGAAATCCAGTAGACGAAAAAACAATTAAAATCGGTTTTAACTTTGAAGAGACAGGTGCTGTGGCAGCTTACGGTACAGCTGAACAAAAAGGTGCCCAACTTGCTGTAGACGAAATCAACGCTGCAGGTGGAATTGATGGAAAACAAATCGAAGTTGTAGACAAAGACAACAAGTCTGAAACTGCTGAAGCAGCTTCTGTTACAACAAACCTTGTTACCCAATCAAAAGTAGCAGCTATTGTAGGACCTGCGACATCTGGTGCAACTGCTGCAGCTGTAGCTAACGCTACCAAAGCTGGAGTACCATTGATTTCACCAAGTGCAACTCAAGACGGTTTGACTAAAGGTCAAGATTACCTATTTATCGGAACATTCCAAGATAGCTTCCAAGGGAAGATTATTTCTAACTATGTAACAAATAAATTGAATGCTAAGAAGGTTGTTCTTTATACTGACAATGCTAGTGACTATGCTAAAGGTATTGCTAAATCTTTCCGCGAAGCCTACAAGGGTGAAATTGTAGCAGATGAAACGTTTGTAGCAGGTGATACGGACTTCCAAGCAGCCCTTACTAAAATGAAAGACAAAGAGTTTGACGCTATCGTTGTTCCAGGTTACTACACAGAAGCAGGTAAAATTGTAAACCAAGCTCGTGGTATGGGAATTGATAAACCAATCATTGGTGGTGATGGATTTAACGGTGAAGAATTTGTTCAACAAGCAACTGCTGAAAGAGCATCAAACATTTACTTCATCTCAGGATTCTCAACTACTGTTGATGTTTCTGCAAAAGCTAAAGCTTTCCTTGAAGCATATCGTGCTAAATACAATGAAGAGCCTTCAACATTCTCAGCTTTGGCCTATGACTCAGTTTACCTAGTAGCAAATGCTGCAAAAGGTGCTAAAAACTCAGGTGAAATCAAGGACAACCTTGCTAAAACCAAAGATTTTGATGGTGTAACTGGTCAAACAAGCTTTGATGCTGACCACAATACAGTGAAAACTGCTTACATGATGACCATGAACAATGGTAAAGTTGAAGAAGCAGAAGTTGTAAAACCATAA
- a CDS encoding YlbG family protein has product MFEKTNRSGLIIYLYYNRDAKKLQEYGDICYHSKKHRYLQLYVPTEELDDLVERLSKERYIKKIRRCHIQELETPFVGNLYRTEENVII; this is encoded by the coding sequence ATGTTTGAAAAAACAAATCGATCAGGATTAATCATCTATCTCTACTATAATCGAGATGCAAAAAAACTTCAGGAATACGGTGATATCTGTTACCATTCCAAAAAACATCGTTACTTGCAGCTCTATGTTCCAACTGAGGAGCTAGATGACTTAGTTGAGAGATTAAGTAAGGAAAGATATATCAAGAAAATTAGACGTTGCCATATTCAAGAGCTAGAAACTCCCTTCGTTGGGAATCTCTATCGGACTGAAGAAAACGTTATCATTTAA